A DNA window from Naumovozyma dairenensis CBS 421 chromosome 7, complete genome contains the following coding sequences:
- the NDAI0G05700 gene encoding uncharacterized protein: MYRIRRYNLSRSIGILIKHINLDTKKKIYSTVIPVWNIILNIYSLSFSRMANYVEDIENPYELTNTTKHGNGNSDFSSIVEHNVRKTSNTIISSGNLSSNNTQVTDNSVSKTRPGDILTEFKFDGEPASIFRLLEFVDDLKLKLQLGGIRQDADKISVLINNCIGDARFWLQNVFKVDMGDDFEKVLKEFMDHYRNQINAHRLLDELLSLRDNGDLNAYSNDFAKKARYLPDGWMNDEALAALYLRGVNPVIYRAMLHHGTKNVTLREMMNRVKEFAANTSFEEPVITSEMNASSPLLPLGPRDQFLHKRTVADLEHTHYYESKRARNESVSYREQGPILTHKEKRRVAIDLNLCFVCLQNGHSARDCPQKRVGN; encoded by the coding sequence ATGTATAGAATACGAAGGTATAATCTCAGTCGATCAATCGGTATTTTGATTAAACATATTAATTTGgatacaaaaaaaaaaatttacagCACAGTTATACCGGTTTGGAATATCATACTAAACATTTACTCcttatcattttcaagaaTGGCCAATTATGTGGAGGACATTGAAAACCCCTATGAGCTTACCAACACAACTAAGCATGGGAATGGTAATTCTGACTTCAGCTCGATAGTTGAACATAATGTCAGAAAGACGAGCAACACAATTATCTCCTCAGgtaatttatcttcaaacaACACACAAGTTACGGACAATTCAGTCTCGAAGACACGTCCCGGTGACATTTTAACTGAATTCAAGTTCGATGGTGAACCAGCATCTATCTTTAGATTGTTAGAGTTCGTTGATGACTTAAAGTTGAAATTACAACTAGGAGGGATACGGCAGGATGCTGATAAGATTTCTGTCTTGATAAATAATTGCATTGGAGATGCAAGATTTTGGTTACAAAATGTCTTTAAAGTAGACATGGGTGATGATTTCGAGAAGGTCCTGAAGGAATTCATGGATCATTATCGGAACCAAATCAATGCTCATCGGTTGTTGGATGAGCTATTGTCCCTAAGAGACAATGGAGACTTGAATGCGTACAGTAATGATTTTGCTAAGAAGGCAAGATATTTACCGGATGGTTGGATGAATGATGAGGCTTTGGCTGCTTTGTATTTAAGAGGTGTCAACCCTGTAATATATAGGGCTATGCTACATCATGGTACGAAGAATGTCACTTTGAGAGAAATGATGAATAGAGTAAAGGAATTTGCCGCAAACACATCTTTTGAAGAACCTGTAATAACATCTGAGATGAACGCTTCTTCACCATTATTACCATTGGGGCCAAGGGATCAGTTTCTTCATAAACGCACAGTGGCAGATCTGGAACATACTCACTACTATGAATCTAAACGTGCCAGAAATGAATCAGTTTCATATCGAGAGCAAGGACCCATTTTGACCCACAAAGAGAAACGCAGGGTTgcaattgatttaaatttatgTTTTGTTTGTCTCCAAAATGGTCATAGTGCCAGAGATTGTCCTCAGAAAAGGGTAGGTAACTAA
- the UTP18 gene encoding Utp18p (similar to Saccharomyces cerevisiae UTP18 (YJL069C); ancestral locus Anc_1.305), translating into MSTTTTTTTPMMKRNNPDYEIPPPDQEEELLAKLVFGDTSDFQSSLANFNLDFLNEDDVAIFNGDEETGNGSDDDQNEAGEEQENMDHVNDDQLFFVDEGHSSNNEDDDAMDIDEESDFESSEEEDSDSDFEDGNAWVDSDDENLNISIMTTNKTKKLRTSYQETSINGKNYVRRLRAQFEKIYPRPKWVDDISDEEDNADSSEEENNDIEEAIDGDVHALSKILQTTYNYKDTSISKLLPPKTLDILRLKDANISHPSHSAIQSLSFHPTKPLLLTGGYDKTLRIYHIDGKHNHLVTSLHLKGTPIQTCTFYMTPSHSEQKIFTGGRRRYMHSWDLSSSSSASSSSSSMMMAKVEKFSRLYGHEETQRSFEKFKLGHYYNFSTKETHGIILLQGNNGWINITHATTGLWLTGCKIEGILVDFCIDYKPLSGNKFQTILIATNTYGEVWEFILNKNGEILRRWKDEGGVGITTIQVGGGTNSNNFFSTTKNGNNNKIQSNKWLAIGSESGFVNIYDRKKNNTITTPVASLDQLTTSISSLTFSPDGQMLCMASRAVKDALRLIHLPSCTVFANWPTSGTPLGKVTSVTFSPSGEMLAVGNEQGKVRLWRLNHY; encoded by the coding sequence ATGAgcacaacaacaacaacaacaacaccgatgatgaagaggaaTAACCCGGATTATGAAATCCCTCCACCtgatcaagaagaagaattattagCTAAATTAGTCTTTGGTGATACTTCAGATTTCCAATCTAGTCTAGCTAACTTCAACTTGGATTTCttgaatgaagatgatgtcGCTATATTTAACGGTGATGAAGAAACCGGGAATGGAAGCGATGATGATCAGAACGAGGCGGGAGAAGAACAAGAGAATATGGATCATGTTAACGATGATCAATTGTTCTTCGTTGATGAAGGTCACTCTAGTAACaatgaggatgatgatgcgATGGATATCGACGAAGAATCAGATTTCGAAAGTAGTGAAGAAGAGGATTCCGATTCCGATTTCGAAGACGGAAACGCATGGGTAGAttcagatgatgaaaatttgaatatttccaTAATGACTACAAACAAGactaaaaaattaagaacTTCATATCAAGAAACTTCAATTAATGGTAAAAATTATGTTCGTCGTTTAAGAGctcaatttgaaaaaatatatccaAGACCAAAATGGGTCGATGATATatcagatgaagaagacaACGCAGATTCATCAGAGGaggaaaataatgatatagaAGAAGCAATCGATGGTGATGTCCATGCACTTTCCAAGATCTTACAAACTACCTACAATTACAAAGATACTTCAATctcaaaattattacctCCAAAGACTCTAGATATATTACGTCTAAAAGATGCAAATATATCACATCCATCTCATTCAGCAATCCAATCCCTATCATTCCATCCAACAaaaccattattattaacagGTGGGTATGATAAAACATTAAGAATTTATCACATCGACGGTAAACATAATCACCTAGTGACAAGTTTACACTTAAAAGGAACACCAATACAAACTTGTACATTTTACATGACACCATCTCATTcagaacaaaaaatattcacAGGTGGTAGAAGACGTTACATGCATTCATGGGATCtttcctcatcatcatccgcttcttcttcctcctccTCAATGATGATGGCTAAAGTGGAAAAATTCTCAAGATTATATGGTCATGAAGAAACTCAACGATCATTcgaaaaattcaaattaggtcattattataattttagTACGAAGGAAACGCACGGTATAATCCTTTTACAAGGTAATAATGGATGGATTAATATAACCCATGCCACTACGGGACTTTGGTTGACCGGTTGTAAAATTGAAGGTATATTGGTTGATTTCTGTATTGATTATAAACCATTATCAGGTAACAAGTTCCAAACTATATTGATTGCTACTAACACATATGGTGAAGTTTGGGAatttatattaaataaaaatggtGAAATATTGCGTAGATGGAAAGATGAAGGTGGTGTTGGGATTACAACAATTCAAGTAGGTGGTGGTActaattcaaataatttcttttcaacaacaaaaaatggtaataataacaagatTCAAAGTAATAAATGGTTAGCTATAGGCAGTGAGAGTGGGTTTGTAAACATATATgatagaaagaaaaataacaCAATCACAACTCCAGTAGCGTCATTAGATCAATTGACTACTTCTATCTCTTCATTGACTTTCTCACCAGATGGCCAAATGTTGTGTATGGCTTCAAGAGCTGTTAAAGATGCCCTAAGattaattcatcttccaaGTTGTACTGTTTTCGCAAATTGGCCAACAAGTGGTACGCCGCTGGGTAAAGTTACAAGTGTAACATTTTCTCCTAGTGGTGAAATGTTAGCAGTAGGTAATGAACAAGGTAAAGTAAGACTTTGGAgattaaatcattattga
- the MPM1 gene encoding Mpm1p (similar to Saccharomyces cerevisiae MPM1 (YJL066C); ancestral locus Anc_1.310) — protein MGLYNKDTKIDNTTTQRWVSQIDKDTREDVNNPFWDMFWNLGGASADKVLHPRNQQGHLQEEEGRVPLTDSLNSVWQTVSQDLSGLLNPGNLLNFQRKNGAVPTLSQYEHCKNVDGLSVWNRFGQWQCLFPASIKPDDIPLNAMGQGKDPYLTKEIVMGDKDHKLGLYFTEFGDFLDWRLQMSKLVQEKRLQEQKKSSPISSSSLTPEGLMLDSYNDHGMNDDKGKKVVGRAEFIQSFDSTDEGKGTIKKFKTYYDDGSVLIKSTKIKQPINNERPQVETSEDLIPASKDDDERIW, from the coding sequence ATGGGATTATACAACAAGGACACCAAAATCGACAATACTACCACTCAAAGATGGGTATCTCAAATAGATAAAGATACTCGAGAAGACGTAAACAACCCCTTCTGGGACATGTTCTGGAACCTAGGTGGGGCATCAGCAGACAAAGTCCTCCACCCCAGAAATCAACAAGGTCACCTACAAGAAGAGGAAGGTCGTGTCCCATTGACTGATTCATTAAATAGCGTCTGGCAAACTGTATCACAAGACCTCTCAGGACTATTGAACCCCGGTAATCTGCTTAACttccaaagaaagaatGGAGCTGTCCCTACGTTGTCACAATATGAACATTGTAAGAATGTAGACGGATTGTCTGTATGGAATAGGTTTGGCCAATGGCAATGTTTGTTCCCTGCATCTATTAAGCCTGATGATATTCCTTTGAACGCTATGGGACAGGGTAAAGATCCTTATTTGACTAAAGAGATCGTTATGGGTGATAAGGATCATAAATTGGGGTTATATTTCACGGAGTTTGGTGATTTCTTAGATTGGAGATTACAAATGAGTAAATTAGTTCAAGAGAAAAGActtcaagaacaaaaaaaaagttcaccaatatcttcttcctccCTTACACCAGAAGGTTTGATGTTAGATTCTTATAATGATCATGGAATGAATGATGATAAGGGGAAGAAAGTCGTTGGAAGAGCTGAATTTATTCAATCTTTTGACTCAACCGATGAAGGTAAAGGaactattaaaaaattcaaaacctattatgatgatggtaGTGTTTTGATCAAATCAACAAAGATTAAACAACCTATAAACAATGAGAGGCCTCAGGTTGAAACATCAGAAGATCTGATACCTGCTTCCAAGGATGATGACGAAAGAATCTGGTAG
- the DLS1 gene encoding Dls1p (similar to Saccharomyces cerevisiae DPB3 (YBR278W) and DLS1 (YJL065C); ancestral locus Anc_1.311) — translation MSVETINIDNMGSDSDLDSDLELIGPSSSSTYMQPKVRVKNEENLGRNEVESEIRNDNDYDEANDQDFEQLQPRLSVDIVERIAKNDPEYMDTDDSAYIATAFATELFIKTLTMESMINANFHRMPVTRQEIEQQPETESDGDEALEENQIVRLTYNDFATTVKSKESFHFLGDLIPMTKNLKDLVQENKVRYTTALPQSQILGSQG, via the coding sequence atgagTGTGGaaacaataaatattgataatatggGAAGTGATTCTGATTTGGATTCTGATTTAGAACTAATTGGACCATCCTCATCATCCACATATATGCAACCTAAAGTTAGAGTGAAAAACGAAGAAAACTTGGGAAGGAATGAAGTTGAATCTGAGATTAggaatgataatgattatgatgaaGCTAATGATCAAGATTTTGAACAATTACAACCACGTTTATCTGTAGATATAGTAGAAAGGATTGCAAAGAATGATCCAGAATATATGGATACAGATGACTCAGCATATATAGCGACAGCATTTGCTACTGAACTATTTATAAAGACTTTGACTATGGAATCAATGATAAATGCAAACTTCCATCGTATGCCAGTGACGAGGCAGGAAATTGAGCAACAACCAGAGACGGAAAGTGATGGAGATGAAGCActtgaagaaaatcaaattgTTAGATTAACTTATAATGATTTTGCCACTACTGTGAAATCCAAGGAATCCTTCCATTTTCTTGGTGATTTGATACCAATGactaaaaatttgaaagatttggtacaagaaaataaagtaaGATATACGACGGCATTGCCTCAATCACAAATACTGGGTAGTCAGGGGTAG
- the LAS21 gene encoding mannose-ethanolamine phosphotransferase LAS21 (similar to Saccharomyces cerevisiae LAS21 (YJL062W); ancestral locus Anc_1.317), whose product MLKRLTLLLTLQTLALFLFATGFFPQKTVIKGDSQFQINATLQSQTRPTFNKLVLIVIDALRSDFLFDSQKSHFHFVHSQLNKGTAWGFTAYSNPPTVTLPRLKGITTGSTPNFLDAILNVAEDDISSTLEDQDSLIKQFYMQGKNLKFFGDDTWLKLFPHHWFSEFEGTNSFFVSDFEIVDKNVTRHLPEQLAANDADVLILHYLGLDHIGHKDGASSKFMKHKHLEMDEIIKMIYESTQYSNEYDDNTLMVVMGDHGMNEVGNHGGSSAGETSAGMVFLSEKLAKYSTPQEQMNFEVPLLPNLNEEGQNNFQYLNSIQQVDLVPTLATLFGLPIPKNSVGVIIPEFLQMLDPQIISTKIKENYNQLLQLSKKSANEYEYNFDSDLDVNQEILQNEMKNIQNELTKTATNYNYNLLIIGYSILVISTLFTSLLIWKDYSKKNIFQLIPITVISIMLGVSTFSSSFVEEEHQIWWWITTGFITVSLVSTLTLQNGFSPLKTILYHLIIFGCARILRGWSNSGQKYIYDHVLSNVLKSHTNIQWYLNLLTILIIGFQKDSTSNFFKFTITFFLSVLCFIYKVNWAIVNNENVPDWFYASTYEACSILIGPTATTFQDSLIPMANLFLKAIVTTIIGRIIYSKIFIGKNNKDSLLIPDIVKYIKLLLIFETSSTKISQFLIFEIINHIWPKLLNLVKDTSDNDIANSIELSLIPLISLILQNFTFFQFGGTNSIATIDISNAYHGISENYNIYQVGLFMTISNFAPSIYWTIITWPTLYNSTSITNKNSKWIIFASNKLPILFFNCIVGCCLLASCYILRYHLFIWSVFSPKLCYFLGWNLFMNSIVGYIVEGLIVALA is encoded by the coding sequence ATGCTTAAAAGGTTGACACTACTGTTAACCCTACAAACCCTAGCGTTATTCCTCTTTGCAACAGGATTTTTCCCTCAAAAGACAGTCATAAAAGGTGATTCTCAATTCCAAATAAATGCAACTCTACAATCACAAACCCGTCCCACTTTCAATAAACTTGTCCTCATAGTGATAGATGCCCTTAGATCAGATTTCCTTTTTGATTCTCAAAAATCACATTTCCATTTCGTCCATTCTCAATTAAACAAAGGAACTGCATGGGGATTTACTGCATATTCAAACCCACCTACAGTAACTTTACCACGCTTGAAAGGTATCACTACGGGATCCACTCCTAATTTCCTTGACGCAATCTTAAACGTCGCCGAAGATGATATCTCTTCGACGTTGGAGGATCAAGATTCATTGATAAAACAATTCTATATGCAAGGcaagaatttgaaattttttggTGACGATACATGGTTGAAATTGTTTCCTCATCATTGGTTTAGTGAATTTGAAGGAACCAATTCATTCTTTGTTtctgattttgaaattgtgGATAAGAATGTTACTAGACATCTTCCTGAACAATTAGCTGCTAATGATGCAGATGTTTTGATTTTACATTATTTGGGGTTGGATCATATTGGACATAAAGATGGGGCTTCTTCGAAATTTATGAAGCATAAACATTTGGAAATGGACGAGATTATTAAGATGATCTATGAAAGCACACAGTACTCGAACGAGtatgatgataatactTTGATGGTAGTTATGGGTGATCATGGGATGAATGAAGTTGGAAACCATGGTGGTTCATCTGCAGGTGAAACATCTGCAGGTATGGTTTTCttatctgaaaaattagctAAATATTCTACACCACAGGAACAAATGAACTTCGAGGTACCTCTTTTACCAAATTTGAATGAGGAAGGACAAAACAATTTCCAGTATTTGAATTCTATTCAACAGGTTGATCTTGTTCCAACTCTAGCCACTTTGTTTGGCTTACCCATTCCTAAGAATAGCGTTGGTGTTATAATTCCTGAATTTTTACAAATGTTAGACCCTCAAATTATTTCAACaaagattaaagaaaattataatcAATTACTACAATTGTCAAAGAAATCAGCAAACGAgtatgaatataattttgattcaGATTTAGATGtaaatcaagaaattttgcaaaatgaaatgaaaaatattcaaaacgAATTGACCAAGACAGCTACTAATTACAATTATAACCTATTAATTATTGGTTACTCCATTTTAGTCATATCAACATTATTcacatcattattaatatggaaagattattcaaagaaaaatatatttcaattgataCCAATCACCGTAATATCTATCATGTTAGGTGTTTCCACTTTTTCCAGTAGTTTTGTAGAGGAAGAACATCAAATTTGGTGGTGGATCACAACAGGATTTATTACCGTTTCTTTAGTATCCACTTTAACACTTCAAAATGGATTTTCACCATTGAAAACTATCTTGTATCATCTCATAATCTTCGGTTGTGCCAGGATCCTTCGTGGATGGAGTAATAGTGgacaaaaatatatttacgATCATGTATTATCAAATGTTTTAAAATCACATACAAATATTCAATGGTATTTAAACCTGTTGACAATTCTTATCATAGGATTTCAAAAAGATTCCACGTCaaactttttcaaatttactATTACATTTTTCCTAAGTGTTTTATGCTTCATATATAAGGTTAATTGGGCCattgttaataatgaaaatgttcCAGATTGGTTTTATGCTTCCACATACGAAGCTTGCTCTATATTGATTGGACCCACTGCAACAACTTTCCAAGATTCATTGATCCCCATGGCTAACCTTTTCTTGAAAGCAATTGTAACTACAATAATAGgaagaataatatattccaaGATTTTCATtgggaaaaataataaggaTAGTTTGTTAATTCCCGATATtgttaaatatattaaactacttttaatttttgaaacatcTTCAACAAAAATATCTCAATTCTTAATATTTGAGATCATCAACCACATATGgccaaaattattaaactTAGTAAAGGACACCAGCGACAACGACATTGCAAATAGTATTGAATTGAGTTTGATCCCACTTATATCCTTAATCTTACAAAATTTCacattttttcaatttggtGGGACGAATTCGATTGCAACAATAGACATTTCCAACGCATATCATGGAATATCAGAgaattataatatttatcaaGTTGGATTGTTTATGACGATATCAAATTTTGCTCCATCGATATATTGGACCATAATCACATGGCCAACCTTATACAATAGCACCTCTATTACAAACAAGAATAGTAAATGGATAATATTTGCTTCAAATAAGTTGCCAATCTTGTTTTTTAATTGTATCGTCGGATGTTGTCTACTAGCCTCTTGCTATATCCTGAGGTAtcatttgtttatttggAGTGTCTTCAGTCCCAAGCTTTGTTACTTCTTGGGTTGGAATTTATTCATGAATTCCATCGTTGGATATATTGTTGAAGGATTAATTGTTGCATTAGCTTAG
- the NUP82 gene encoding linker nucleoporin NUP82 (similar to Saccharomyces cerevisiae NUP82 (YJL061W); ancestral locus Anc_1.319) has translation MSDNFSPIASHPIFGTSIITNEDSQRFFFTSHQGTRMVLLQGCILKWCNVIDTTYHSMKVKSIFNNKRKIIDVKLSESGDFLCIYTTKTIDILEIPWGYEKIPDELLSKFQPFHYDISSSTSALSSPSDIKQVLFHPKSYHETCLVILYEDSIIQLIDTTASTETITINQPTGTLGVETRVIDIESICFDKTTGLILYALSISDGGDIYALYPCLPTRLDVSKKEVDLLLQKSIVLYDSLKENMSNDVKRNVIKQLQFATKLQGQFLEQLKGEKDEERTRHAQKDLKLILDVDLEYRLVNFQGPFTISPFPNELYSATAKESQCMKINENNELLIMTFDDGSVALLFRDLELTMSWDIANYIHDNSFALVELIKLKPTDIGRLIIYQDNFGKFFLLSDDVIMLVHTNSWSDKLAKAIDDSNLNILSEIGFESEITWFDVMGKFNNCTPCKYHGKESIIFVSSDNVFVENLTKKHSMNNIKGSSTSNSNEETAESEYKVTFKQPIDELMTLNELFQKQCRMPFSKLIKPEDRQIELSNESNEIQLEILTDLSKELITKIIDGQTLGFNLHNRLKEQQLELTRQLKHTQIVFEKQDCIKNKNKEILKRWNEQLNRSVKLTDRLQNLNEKLITINDSPNLSSYPITSVELEWFKEIRNQVHKFNSFVHTQRDANEELSFLKKELDRISNDVTSVVDEKSKKEWEELRAILEQDSKIIKECNIELTKTTESMAGIGSK, from the coding sequence ATGTCTGACAACTTCTCTCCAATTGCATCTCACCCAATCTTTGGAACATCCATTATCACCAATGAAGATTCTCAaagattcttcttcacttCCCATCAAGGAACTAGAATGGTCCTATTACAAGGTTGTATCTTGAAATGGTGTAATGTCATAGATACGACATACCATTCCATGAAAGTAAAGTCCATTTTTAACAACAAACGCAAAATTATTGATGTTAAATTAAGTGAATCTGGTGATTTCTTATGTATCTACACTACCAAGACAATTGATATACTTGAAATTCCATGGGGGTACGAAAAGATCCcagatgaattattatcaaaatttcaacCATTTCATTACGATATCTCCTCTTCCACCTCTGCTTTATCATCACCTAGTGATATTAAACAAGTCCTTTTCCATCCAAAATCATATCACGAAACTTGTTTAGTTATTCTCTATGAGGATTCCatcattcaattaattgatacCACTGCATCTACAGAAACAATCACTATTAATCAACCCACTGGAACATTAGGTGTGGAAACAAGAGTCATCGATATTGAATCCATCTGTTTCGACAAAACAACTGGATTGATTCTTTATGCTTTGAGTATCAGTGACGGCGGTGATATTTACGCCTTATATCCATGTTTACCGACTCGTTTAGATGTTTCTAAGAAAGAAGTGGACTTATTGCTGCAAAAATCTATTGTACTTTAtgattctttgaaagaaaatatgtCAAATGATGTTAAAAGGAATGTTATCAAACAACTTCAATTCGCTACTAAATTACAAGGTCAATTCTTAGAACAATTGAAAGGcgaaaaagatgaagaaagaacAAGACATGCACagaaagatttgaaattgattttggATGTTGATTTGGAGTATAGATTGGTTAACTTCCAAGGACCGTTCACCATTTCACCTTTCCctaatgaattatataGTGCCACTGCTAAGGAGAGTCAATGTAtgaaaatcaatgaaaacAATGAGCTATTAATAATGACTTTCGATGACGGGAGTGTGGCGCTTTTATTTAGAGATTTGGAACTCACAATGTCATGGGATATTGCCAATTATATTCATGATAACTCATTTGCTCTAgttgaattaattaaacTGAAACCAACTGATATAGGCAGATTAATCATCTATCAAGATAACTTTGGtaaatttttccttttgagCGATGATGTTATCATGTTAGTACATACGAATTCGTGGTCAGACAAGTTAGCCAAAGCTATCGATGATtctaatttgaatattttatcaGAAATTGGATTTGAAAGCGAAATTACTTGGTTTGATGTTATGGGCAAATTCAATAACTGTACACCTTGTAAATATCATGGTAAAGAATCCATTATATTCGTGTCTTCAGATAATGTCTTTGTGGAAAACCTAACGAAGAAGCATTctatgaataatattaaggGATCATCAACTTCAAATTCCAATGAGGAAACCGCGGAAAGTGAATATAAAGTAACTTTCAAGCAAccaattgatgaattgatgacattaaatgaattatttcaaaaacaatgTCGTATGCCATTTAGTAAGTTAATTAAACCAGAAGATAGACAAATTGAATTATCTAATGAATCGAATGAAATACAATTAGAAATCCTGACAGATTTAtctaaagaattaattacTAAAATCATTGATGGTCAAACGTTAGGATTCAACCTACATAACAGGCTGaaagaacaacaattaGAATTGACACGACAATTGAAACATACTCAAATTGTCTTTGAAAAGCAAGATTGTATtaagaataagaataaagaaatattgaagaGATGGAATGAACAATTAAATAGATCAGTGAAATTAACTGATAGATTACAAAActtgaatgaaaaattaatcaCTATAAATGACTCACCAAATTTATCTTCGTATCCAATTACTTCAGTTGAATTAGAATggtttaaagaaattagaaacCAAGTCCATAAGtttaattcatttgttCATACCCAAAGAGATGCTAATGAAGAGCTTTCATTCTTAAAGAAGGAATTAGATCGTATAAGTAATGATGTTACATCTGTAGTAGATGAGAAATCCAAGAAGGAATGGGAGGAATTACGTGCCATACTGGAACAAGAttccaaaattattaaagaatgtAACATTGAATTGACAAAGACGACGGAATCTATGGCTGGCATCGGCTctaaataa